AAACCCCGTTGTAAAATTGCTTGTTAAACATGTTCCAATGTTTATCAGATCAAGCCAAACCCCTAATCAATTTTTCAAGGTCCTAACGTCACTGGCTATCCAAAAGTTATCCATTCACTCAATTCAACGTCCAGGTTCAAACATACACAGCGAAAACTCGTTACATCATAATCTGAAAAAAATCGACCTAGAGCAGTTAGAAACAGTAAATCACCTTATGTTTGCTGAACAAGTTAAACCTTTCATAATACCTGGCAAAAAGTATGCATTTGCTATTGATCTTACAGATGATCCTTACTATGGGGAAAAGAATGGAGATTATGTTGTTGGTGGAAAAAGAAAAGCATCAACTAACCGCTTTTTCTCATACGCAACGTGTTATCTAATTGATGGGAATAGGAAGTTTACAATTGGAGTTATTCCAAAAAAAAGAAAATGTTAATGATTGATTTCGTAACTAAAATCACAGAAATTATTTATGAACTTGGGGTCAAAGTAAAAGTTCTGTGTATTGATCGCGAATTCTACACACATGCAGTGATGGGATATCTCCAGTCACAGTACTTCACCAACTGGATCAGAAAATCATCTATCCCCATTACGATTTCAAACATTTTAACTGAAAAGTATTTTGAAATCGGGATGAAGCTAAATGATTTCTCGATCCAGTTGGTGAAGTACTGATTTAAGTAGAACGCGATTGTTTTTATCATATCTCTCTTTAAGGACTATATTTCCTTGATTTTTAATTCCATAATCAATGCAGTCTTTGTTTCAGCAAAAAAATTGTGAAAAATCGATTTCAGAAGTGATTAAGATCCCCCAAATAATAATATATTTAAAAATATATAAAATTAAGTCAATGATTTAAGGACACGACCTTGAATTGTTCTAACACAATATATTCTTTTATCTTCTGTCAGGCATGTATGTTGATATCACTTTTGCCAATTTTATGGTTTAGTGATGAAAAGAATATTCAGATTATTTGCTAAAAGTGAGGTCAAATTCCTGGCGCCAATTAGGACTCTGAGCCTTCATTATTTCGATGAAAAAGCTGATCGTTTGAGTGAATATTAATCAGACTGATGAATATTCGTCGTCGTAATTAATGTATAGGAGAAGGTTAATAGAGATTTTTGGATGTGAAGTTCAAACGAACTTTCCAGAGTGGATTTGAACTCCACATTGCCCGGAGGCATGATTATGTTAGCTTTGCGAATATTTAAAGCTTGCTTGATTTGCCTCCTAGGAAAAAAGAACTAGGAGTTAAACAAATGACAAAGAACAAGATTAAAATAGGTGCGGTATTTGTAGCAATGATTCTTGTGAGTCTTGCTTTTGTACCGGCTGTAAGTGCACAGGCTGAAACTAGATGGTATAAACAATTACTGGAGTCAAACCAAATCACTGTTAATGATTTTGATACAGAGTTGACAGAATATGAAAAAGTAGGAGATCAAATTCATTTCAGTGGTACATTCAAATTTGATGTTGAAAAAGATATAGACAAAGAAACTAAAAAACTGAAGTCCAGTGGAACAATTTCAGGGATTATATATCCAGACTCTTCAATTCACACAGAGTGCACTGGAGACAACTTTAAACTTGTGACTGACACTTCTAAAATTGGTGAAGATAAGGAGAATTTTTTGTATCAAACCGAGCAGACACTGACGGTAAATGGAAAAAAAAAGCTCTCAAACAGAAACATTCGAAGTATCTAAAGAACAAGTCGATGCCTATAAGGCACAGTCAGTAAACTTCATAAAATCTACCGATTCAGTAATGTTTACGACAACAGCGACAAAGGTAAAGGTTGATTTACCATCTTTAGCTCCACCTTTATCTTGTTTAGTTTTTAACAATGTTCAGTATGCAGATATTTTGGCAACTGGAGCGGTATTAGCTGCGATACTGGCGTACTTCGGAGTGGTACAGGGTGCTGCTCTAGCTGCAGTTGCTGTTGCTGTTGGAGCTGCAATACCAGAGTATTTGGATATTGATGCCAGAGACATATATCTTGATTTCTTTACAAGTCCTTTTATCTCGTTATACATAGAAGTAGATTACTACTATTATTATATGTAAATTATTGACATCATTTACTTTTTTATTTTTTAAATTGTTGAAATATCGCGAAACGAACTAAAATTTTCAAGGGATTACAATGAACAAAAAGTTAGTTAATATAGTATGGCGTGTGTTATCATTAATAGCCATATTTATGGCACTATATAATATGTACCTCTCATGGTTTGAAGATAATTTCAGTTTATATTTTTTATTCCTTACGTTGATACTTATAATATTATCAATCACTGTTAAAAAATATTCATATGAATGATATAATTATAAGAGATGGTCTCAAATGTTGAATAAGTCAGGGGGGTTACTCTCCCCTTCTCTTCTAAAATCGGACTTGTACCTTTCAATACACCGGCTCAAGCATTCTATAACCCTTTATGTATCAGGCGACAGTTTCTTTTTCAAATGGCATTTTGATTACTGAATTTAAGTTGATTTTTTCAATCTTAACACTTTGAGTTCTCCGTTTATGATTTGAATATATTTTGATGTTGTTTTGATCTTGTAGCCGATACACTTTACAGGTTGCTTGCCGATGACCTGAAACGTTTTGGACTTGGGATAATAACAAATCAGTATGGAATCCCACTATTTTCAAAGGCTTACTCTGGTAATGCATCAGATAAAGAAACCATAGTTGAAGCAATGAAAAAGCTTCAGGAAAACATAACTTTTCCTGATGATGTTTACTACATAGCAGACAGTGTCCTATACTCTGAAGATAACATCAAATCAATGAGAAGAGGGATGAAGTGGATTACTCGTATACCTTCAACACTAAACCTTTCAAAAGATTTGTTGGTTTCAGATATTGTATTTAAACAAGGAGAAGACCCTCGATATTCATTTTATGAAACCATTGTTGAATATGGTGGTATCGAGCAAAGATGGGTAGTTGTTCACTCCGTTGAGATGCAGAAAAGAAAAGACGTTACTTTTGAAAAGAATATTAAAAGGACTATCAAAGAAGCTCAAAAAGAGCTCAAAGATCTAAAAAAGATAGAGTTTGCCTGTGAAGAGGATTCCAGAGCAGCTCTGGAAAGATGGAAGAAAGAGAATTCTTACTGTTTGCTTGAAACCGGAGAGATTTCAACGGTTTCAACAAGGGGAAACGGCAAGAAAGGAAGGCCAAAGAAGGATGAAAAGCTTATCGTCCATTATGTCGTAAATGCAACAGCAATCAGGAACTAAGAAACTGTACTGCATGAAAAAGAGTATCAGGGAAGGTTTATAATCGCAAGCAATGACCTTAATCTTGATGCTGAAAAGATGCTGGATTACTACAAGAATCAGAGTAAGGTTGAAAAAGGGTTCAGATTCATAAAGGATAAAAGTCTCAGGGTTTCAGAGGTTTATTTGAAAAAACCTCCGAGAATTGAAGCTCTATCAATGATAATGGTATTAACTTTGATGGTTTATTCGGTAGCGGAATGGAAACTAAGAGAAAGGCTAAAAGAAACAGGGGAAACAATACCTGACCAAGTTAAAAAACAAACTCAAAAGCCCACTTTGAAGTGGGCTTTTATGCTGATGAAGGAGATTACAGAAGTAAAAATGGAAATGGACTCAAAAATAGTAACTCAAATTGCCAACATGAATGAAGTTAAGGGCAAGATAATAAGGTTGATGGGGAAAAATTGTGAAAAATACTACTTTTGAGTGGAGATCTGCGGAAAGTCGGAATAATGCAACTACGTGGTTTTTATTGCAACAATTGCAGGCGTGACTATTTTGTGGAGCCTGCTCAGGTTACGGGTTTGAAAAGTGGTATAACCGTTTTTCATCCCCGCACAAGGCGGACATAGTTATAATATCGTTCGCCACCTTCACCCAATGCACCGCCTTCGGGAATACACCCTCTATAAGCAACATGATGAAAATAAAATCCCCAGTAAGACGTTCAACAAGGGTCTGGAAAAATCGGGAAAAATCTTGCTTGTATCAAATGTAGATTTGATACCAGAAGATGTTTTTCTTATGTACAAAAAAAGGGATACAGTAGAAAAACATTATGATACTTACAAGAGTATACTCGAAGCAGACAAACTTTATTTACAGGATAATGAGTCACTTTTCGGTCATATTTTCGTCTCATTTTTGTCCCTTTATGGCTACGTAAAAATTCAAAACTGTATAAGAAAAGCTGATCTAACGAGTAAGTATTCTCCGAGAGACCTTATAGAGCAATTCCGTAAAGTTTACATGATGGATTTAGATGGCCAAATGATTCTTACAGAAGTACCTAAGAAAATTGGCGAAATGGAAAAAAAAGTTAAACTTGAAGTTATTCCCTAAATGAGCAGAGTTAAGGATATAAAACTGATTATATATCTTATTTATATTTGCCTCGACAGTAAACGAAATTTTTGTATGGGTTGGTATTGACATTTTGCAAAACCAGTGTTATTAAAAATAGATTGTGAACCTGAAAAATATAGTTAAAAAATATAGTAAAAAATATTTCTACTCTATGAACAGCCCCGGAATCCTATTCACTTTACCGGCATACAAATATCAATAATATGATGCTTTTCCGGATGTTCGTCCGGAGAATTCAAATATATCTCATAACCCGGTCGGGACATATCCATTTCAAGTTTATTTTGTATCAACCACTCAACGACCTTTTCCCATGCAGGACCATATTCTTCGGCTCCCGTCAGTTCAGCACGCATCAGCACATACTTTCCTCCGGGCAGTTTTTTCTTTTTTACCTCTCCTTCAACTTCAACGTTATCTTCAATTGTCATGCACACATCCAGCTTAAGTTCTTCCGGAGGTGTAACACCCGGATCATCATAATAAGTGGAAAGAAAAAGAGTATCCGGTCCAATCAATTTTTTCGGACCCGCCCAGTTGAACAGTTTTCCAAACAACTCTGCGAAGACTTCGGTTTTTCCCACGTAGTTGCCGACAAATGAAACATATACTACGGTTCTTTCTTCTATATTTTTCATCACCGGTTCGATTAAAACTTCCAAACTTATCACACCCCTTTTTTGTTTAATACCAGTAAGTTATTCTACATTATTCTATATCAACAATGTTCAGGACATTTTTTAACCTGGCTTACGGGTACTTTTTCCAACTCCTCCCCAAACAAACAGAGAATTTTCAACAAAAGAGAAGACAGGGACAAAAAGGAGCAACACCTAAAGTTGCTATCCCCTATTTTCGCGGGTACTGTTTTCAACATGCTCTGCTTGAAGCTGAATGTCTAAGAGCCATTAATACGGCAGGTCTTGATGCTCATGTAGGATTTTTACATGAGATGAATCCAAGCAAGAACAGTTTAGCGTATGACTTACAAGAGTCTTTTAGATTCCTTGTTGATATGGCTGTAATCAGTTTTATTGAATCAAAGAAAATGGATAATAAGGACTTTATCAGGACTGAGAGCTATTCACTCAGGTTGAAGCCTTCGGGAGCTAAGAAGGTAACTGAGGAGTTCATAACTGGATGAACAAGAAAGTACCTTACAAGAAGCAGTCTGTTAAAATTGATTGAGAGACTGACAGATGATGATCTTTGAATGTTCATTCACTATGAAGGGTGAATCTTAAAAAGTCACTTTTCTATACTACTGGCACACAATATACATTTATCTAACCTTCAGGTATATATTTAGGCACTAATATATTCTTAAAATGAGGAAGAAAAATGCCTGTATTAAGCATAGTAAGTTGTGAAATACTTCAAGATGAAATTATCTGGATTTTTGAAAACGATTTTCAGATCAAGAAAATTCTAATTGTACAAAATGATAATATCTCAGAATTTACTGAAAAACTTGACGAACAGCAAATTTGTTACGATATTGTTCCTTTTGAAGAGCTGCCACAAATGCTTAAAGATGTTGATCAGGATGAACTAACTGTTGTAGTTAACATGCTGGAGCTCGGACTTCATATAGTACCAAAAAAATTGAAATCTGAAGTTTATCAAAACATAAGAAAAATGACACACTTTTCCAACGGATTACTCCTTTTTTATGGTCTTTGTGGTAACGTTCTGGGTAACGTGGAAGAAGATTTCTGCCTGGAAAAAGATGGTTGTGTCGTGAGAATACTCAGAGATGACGAAAGGATTGTTGATGACTGCATAGGAGCAACTGTCGGAGGTTGTGCAAATTACTTAAAATTACTAAAAGAACATAGTAAAGAGCCTGCATTCTTTTTCACACCTATGTATGCCAATTCATGGAGAGAATTCGAAGTTTCAGGTATTGATTATAATTCTAATCCTGAGGAAGCATTGAAGATGGGAAAAATGATCAATGACCTGGGCGGATACTCAAGGGTTGCAAAGGTCAATACAGGACTTGAATACACAAAAGATATCGACGAAAAGATAGAGGAATATGCAAAGCTATTCGGATATAGCATCTTCGAGATATGTGGTAGTCAGGAACTCTTCGAGAAATGCTATCGCTCGATAAAGGATGAAATAAAGAACAAGACCGTTTAATATAGAGAACCATGCCAATTTTAAGTATAGTTGCCTGCGAAATGCTTGAAGATGAATTAGTTAATGTTCTCTCAACAGACCCTGGAATTAAACATTTGTTTGTGGTAGAAAACAGAAACAGTTCCCGATTTATACAAAAACTTAAATCTGAGAATCTCAGGCCTTTTGTGTTTTCTTCTGATAGGCTATACCCTCTTGTTTCAGAAAGCAATAGACATTCACCTAATATTTTCATGAGGATATTTTCAAAGATTCCAGTCTTCAGGCAAACATGTGATTTGTTCAATCGAAATAAACAACAGGAATTAACGGTTGTTGTTAATCTCCTGACAAAAGATTTACATGAATATCCTGATAAGTTGCAGTCTGAAGTATATCTGAATGCCAGAGAAATGTCACAAATGTCAGATGGCATCCTTATCTTCTATGGGAAATGTGGCTATAGTTCTGAAAAAGTGCAGAACGATTTGCAGAGGCTAAATTGCCCTGTTTATTTTCTGAGAGACAATGAAAGAAATCTTGTTGATGACTGTATTAGCGTAGCACTTGGTGGTAACGATGCATACACGAAAACCAAGGAACTAGGAAAAGGCGTCTTCTATGCAACCCCAATGTGGCTTTCCGATATGAATAAAGAGAACTTCAGATCTACCCCATCTTATAAGGAATACGCTAGATATCTAAGAAACCCTGATTATGCTTTTCTTATCAAGATCAACAATCAAATTTATAAAGATAATACTTACCATGAGAATGCTTCTGAATTTGCAAAAGAGTTTGACATGGAGATTATTAACACTAATGGGACGATGGATATAGCCATCAATTCATATATGGAAACTAAAACAGGTATTTCCGAGAGTGACAGTTGCTAATGATAGGATTTAATCTACATAACAAAGAACAAACTAAACGAAACTATAGCTTGAAAGATATTCCATATGCATAATTTGGAGGGGATTTTATATGAATTCATGTGAACTTTTTAACATAAACAGGGATAGAAAGAAGAAACAATCCCGAATAATCCCCATGACCAAATACTCACCCCTCATTGCAGCAAAGGCTGTCTGGCAGCTGCGAATAAGAAAACAACCCTTTGTATTATCGCACGCCATCAATTCCAGATGCAACATGAAATGCTCTTTTTGCGAATACTGGAAAACAGAGGGAGAGGAGATGGAGCTCACGGATATATTTAAACTCCTTGATCAGGCAAGGGCTTTCGGGATACTTGTCTATAATGCATGGACCGTAGAACCCCTTTTGAGAGAGGACCTGCCTGAGATACTGGCCTATGCGAAGCAGCTGGGAATGGTGACCTCGCTCATCACCAACGGCCTGCTACTTGAAAAAAGGATAGGTGAACTGAAGGACCTTGACTACCTCTCAGTTTCTGTGGATGGGACATCCAGCTACAAGGACATAAGAGGCATCAGTCTTGACAGGATCATGCCAGGTATCCTGAAAGCCAGAGATATGATCAGGAATCCGCTTCTGTTGAACTGTGTCATCAGTGGTAAAAACCTAGATGATATTGAAGAACTCATAACCATGGCTAAGGAGCTTGATGTCAAAATATCATTCGAGCCCCTGTACGAATTTAAGGGAATAGATAGGGATACCTGGGAAAACATGGGGATAAGGGATACTGAGAAGTACCGCAAGACTGTGGGCAGGATAATGGAAATGAAAAAAGAAGGTTATCCTATCATCAATTCCTACACATACCTAGAAATGATCCGTGACCTCAGGACGGAGTTCATCTGTCATGCCAATGACATAATACTGAACGTAACCGCAGACGGAACTATCGAGAACTGCAGAGTGCATCGAGCACCAATTGGTCATATCGATGACGGGATTGCAAATGTATGGAAGAATACGAGGGAACTCAGAAAGGACATGGCATACAAATGTAAGAAATGCCTTTTTTCTGGTTACGTTGAGAACAGCCTTATGTACAATTTCAACCTGGAAGTTGCGCAACACTATGAATTGATGTAGAACTGACATCTTTCATCAGGCAACATATTTAAAAGGATAACACTACCAAATAATAATTAAAAGGTGGGAGCACCTCAAGCAGAGAAGATTCAGAAGAATACGTGTTCTCTACAGAAAGAATAGACGTTGATAGTATTATCATCTATGGCCGAAAAGGAACCCTTACGCTTGATGCTATTCGAGGTTGAAGGCAATCTGGACATATTCGAAAAGTGCTATAATTCCATAAAGACTGAAGTAAAGAACAACTAAACGAAACTATAGCTTGAAAGATATTTCATATGCATAATTTGGAGGGGATTTCATATGAATTCATGTGAACTATTATTTTTATTACAAAAAGAAGCTTCCAATCTATCTTCTGGGTATTTAGCAAGGGTTAATAAAAAAGAAACAGGAGATATTCAGGCTCCTCGTGGGAGTCTTCAGTATAATATTGAATATCTTGCAAGGTATAACCGTAAGAAATTTTCTGAGCTAAAAGAAAGAGATTGTTCAGAAATATCTGAGGAGATTGACATTGGAAAGCTTGAAGATTTTACTTTCAGGATTAACAAGTATATGGATGAGTATGCTCCCAATCAAAGTGATTTGAAGGAATATACTCGTATTATTTCCACATATCTGACTTTTATAGTGAAAGAACCACTCCATCCACCAGGAATGTACATAAATGAAAATCAGACGATTTTTGAAAATGATGGCGTTTATTACTGTCCTGCAAAGAGTAAGCATATATTAGAAGAAATGTCCCTGTGCAAATACTGTGTTTGCAGGACAATATAACTATTGCCTGCCTATAGGTAGATATTTAGTACATACTTAATCTGCACTATACCTAATGAACTTGGTTTTTCAGAAAAAATTATACCCTAAAGGACATTGCTTTTGTAACATCTATTAGGGAGTTCATGAGATTGAGACCTTGCAAAGTGATTTGATATTCGCCTCGTTCCTCACGTTGGCGTATCAATCCTTTGCTTTGTAATTTATCAAGATGGAATAGGAGATTTCCACCACGAAGTTTTGTGAGTTTTGAAAGTGCAGTGAACGATTTAGCATCATCATGTAATGCTTTAAGGATCTGGACTCTGGCGGCACTACTCAATGCATCCCCTATCAAAATGGAGATCTGGTCTTCGGGAAGATCTTGAACTTGTATATCCCCGTTATCGGGTTTACAAAAACCCATTTCTTGCAACATTTCGATCTGGGTCTCAAAACATGTTTCAGCATGTTGGAAGCAATTAAGACACTTTTTGGATTCCTCTGCAGCACGTTCCTTCATTTGGCCAAACTTGTTCCTTATACTTGAAACGTTATCGTCTGATAGCTCCCCTTTTATCGCAAAACCAGATAAACTGTCAAAGTACTCAGTGAAAACAGGTTCGCAATGGTCCCACATTGTACACTCATTTGACTCATTCCTGATGCTGTTTAAGTTATTTCCAAGAGAAGCATTGAGAAAATCTCCAGCGCATTGATTCTTGAATTCATTGAGCAATGAATGTGTTTTACCCGTTGTAACTTCATTTCTGAATTCATTAAGCTCCAGGCGAAGAGCACGAATTTCTTTTTCCAATGAAGTGCTTGATGATTCCGATATTAATTCACTCACAACAATTCCTCTTTGTACAGTAGTTTGATTTACAGTTATAAAAATGTATGCTTAGTATATTTTTATGACCAAAAATATGTTTGTATACTTTTATGACAGATTAGTATATATTCATGTACGTATTAGTGTCTTATGGTGACTAAATCGGAAACGTTAGGTCTGAGAAATAAACAACATGGAGGAGTTTAAAATATGAAAATACTCGGAATATCAGGAAGCCCAAGGCCAGAATCACGTTCAGGCTCTATTAAAGTTGTACAGAAGGTCCTGGAAAATACAGGATGCGAATATGAACTTATTTCACTGCACGGTAAAAACATAGGTGGCTGCATAGGGTGTATGGCATGTGTTGATGACAATATATGCAAAGTGAATGATGACATGAAAACCCTGCGTGATAAGATCGTTGAAGCAGATGCCTATGTTCTGAGTGGTGTCAACTATTTTGACACATTGAATGCAGTGATGCATTGTTTCATGGAAAGATGGTATCAGTTCAGGCACCGTGAAGCTGATATCCTCTGGGGAAAACTTGCAGTTACTGTAAGTCTTGGAGGTTTTAATCCTGCACCACCTACTGAAGTTCTAAATCATATCTGTTTCGCTAACATGATTAAAGTCGTAGACAATGTGCAGGGAATAGGTGCTGCTGGCTGCCACTATTGCGGATACGGTGAAACCTGCAAGGTTGGTATACCCTACCTTCTACAAGGACCTGATGTTGTCCCTATCAATGAAGATACGATCCCCGATGTTACAAAAGATGAAGAATTAATGCTTGCGGCCGAGCAGGCAGGGAAGAAACTTGGCGATATGCTGCGTTCACCTGATTACAGCCGTGAGAAAACCGTACAGGAACTAATGAAAATGATGGAAGCCATGAAAGCAGAAATGCTGAGGTACTAAAGAAGATATTTTAGAATTAATGAAACTACAACAGGAGGATATAACAAATGGCAGACCAAAAAAAGGCACCAATATTCTGTGAAAAGCTCTGCCCCATCTGCAAAGGTGCACGTGCTGGCAACAGCCTGTGTAAAACACTACAGAACATTGAACTGAAGATAACAGGTCCAAATGGTTGTCCATGGGGTAAGGCTAGAACTAATTACTATGGTGTCACGCCTGATCAACCTATTCCAAAGTAAGTGCTAAAAAACAAAGTAAGCTAAAGAGGAGATTGAACCATGTTTGACTACGAAGAAAGTTTCTATTTCGAAAAAGAAGTTGGAGTTCCTGCTAAGAAAGCCTGGGAAATTATCTCCATGCCAGGTAGTCTCACATTGTTTCATCTCTTTATGGAAAAGCATGCATCTGAGAGTTGGGATGGCGCTGGCAATGATTTAACAGAATTAATATAAGGAGTGAGTTCGAATATGTCTAAAATAACCATTGAACAGGCCATTAAGGACATCAAGGCAGGGCGTATGGTCATTCTTGTGGATGATGAAGATCGAGAGAATGAA
The Methanosarcina sp. WWM596 DNA segment above includes these coding regions:
- a CDS encoding GyrI-like domain-containing protein, which translates into the protein MKNIEERTVVYVSFVGNYVGKTEVFAELFGKLFNWAGPKKLIGPDTLFLSTYYDDPGVTPPEELKLDVCMTIEDNVEVEGEVKKKKLPGGKYVLMRAELTGAEEYGPAWEKVVEWLIQNKLEMDMSRPGYEIYLNSPDEHPEKHHIIDICMPVK
- a CDS encoding CRISPR-associated endonuclease Cas1, with amino-acid sequence MFRTFFNLAYGYFFQLLPKQTENFQQKRRQGQKGATPKVAIPYFRGYCFQHALLEAECLRAINTAGLDAHVGFLHEMNPSKNSLAYDLQESFRFLVDMAVISFIESKKMDNKDFIRTESYSLRLKPSGAKKVTEEFITG
- a CDS encoding DUF1638 domain-containing protein, with amino-acid sequence MPVLSIVSCEILQDEIIWIFENDFQIKKILIVQNDNISEFTEKLDEQQICYDIVPFEELPQMLKDVDQDELTVVVNMLELGLHIVPKKLKSEVYQNIRKMTHFSNGLLLFYGLCGNVLGNVEEDFCLEKDGCVVRILRDDERIVDDCIGATVGGCANYLKLLKEHSKEPAFFFTPMYANSWREFEVSGIDYNSNPEEALKMGKMINDLGGYSRVAKVNTGLEYTKDIDEKIEEYAKLFGYSIFEICGSQELFEKCYRSIKDEIKNKTV
- a CDS encoding DUF1638 domain-containing protein; the encoded protein is MLEDELVNVLSTDPGIKHLFVVENRNSSRFIQKLKSENLRPFVFSSDRLYPLVSESNRHSPNIFMRIFSKIPVFRQTCDLFNRNKQQELTVVVNLLTKDLHEYPDKLQSEVYLNAREMSQMSDGILIFYGKCGYSSEKVQNDLQRLNCPVYFLRDNERNLVDDCISVALGGNDAYTKTKELGKGVFYATPMWLSDMNKENFRSTPSYKEYARYLRNPDYAFLIKINNQIYKDNTYHENASEFAKEFDMEIINTNGTMDIAINSYMETKTGISESDSC
- a CDS encoding radical SAM protein, producing MNSCELFNINRDRKKKQSRIIPMTKYSPLIAAKAVWQLRIRKQPFVLSHAINSRCNMKCSFCEYWKTEGEEMELTDIFKLLDQARAFGILVYNAWTVEPLLREDLPEILAYAKQLGMVTSLITNGLLLEKRIGELKDLDYLSVSVDGTSSYKDIRGISLDRIMPGILKARDMIRNPLLLNCVISGKNLDDIEELITMAKELDVKISFEPLYEFKGIDRDTWENMGIRDTEKYRKTVGRIMEMKKEGYPIINSYTYLEMIRDLRTEFICHANDIILNVTADGTIENCRVHRAPIGHIDDGIANVWKNTRELRKDMAYKCKKCLFSGYVENSLMYNFNLEVAQHYELM
- a CDS encoding DUF2115 family protein; amino-acid sequence: MNSCELLFLLQKEASNLSSGYLARVNKKETGDIQAPRGSLQYNIEYLARYNRKKFSELKERDCSEISEEIDIGKLEDFTFRINKYMDEYAPNQSDLKEYTRIISTYLTFIVKEPLHPPGMYINENQTIFENDGVYYCPAKSKHILEEMSLCKYCVCRTI
- a CDS encoding winged helix-turn-helix domain-containing protein; protein product: MSELISESSSTSLEKEIRALRLELNEFRNEVTTGKTHSLLNEFKNQCAGDFLNASLGNNLNSIRNESNECTMWDHCEPVFTEYFDSLSGFAIKGELSDDNVSSIRNKFGQMKERAAEESKKCLNCFQHAETCFETQIEMLQEMGFCKPDNGDIQVQDLPEDQISILIGDALSSAARVQILKALHDDAKSFTALSKLTKLRGGNLLFHLDKLQSKGLIRQREERGEYQITLQGLNLMNSLIDVTKAMSFRV
- a CDS encoding flavodoxin family protein yields the protein MKILGISGSPRPESRSGSIKVVQKVLENTGCEYELISLHGKNIGGCIGCMACVDDNICKVNDDMKTLRDKIVEADAYVLSGVNYFDTLNAVMHCFMERWYQFRHREADILWGKLAVTVSLGGFNPAPPTEVLNHICFANMIKVVDNVQGIGAAGCHYCGYGETCKVGIPYLLQGPDVVPINEDTIPDVTKDEELMLAAEQAGKKLGDMLRSPDYSREKTVQELMKMMEAMKAEMLRY